The following coding sequences lie in one Lolium perenne isolate Kyuss_39 chromosome 2, Kyuss_2.0, whole genome shotgun sequence genomic window:
- the LOC127331266 gene encoding uncharacterized protein, with protein MSSQLPAAAESPPPAPTTIFTIGDDLLLEIFVRLPSLATLVRAAFACRSFLHAVRSFPTFRPRFRALHPPPLIGLFLMHRVGDIPSFAPLRGRADPDQAALIRGSDFFLTRLPDDQGFWNIDDCRDGYLLLHNWQNRVLAAYSPLDGVLHRIPSPPEAVRELYILSSPEERHGSFRLVCIHADGLKVRPVVFSSDTGEWQVLPWTEAATINKDHPEDDKHCLSPRAGRLVNGRIYWTRYDYLIVLDTMTMQFTSMDLPPFMDGQKPFVLGETQDDKLCMVCAIDDKLMIAVWVWKADDDRVEKWMLDNEIRLGEIPVMKLVAVNHGFLHLHLIAIQNPNTVPLCSFFSFCLETAELKKIFSLYEYELERSYPYIMPWPSSLVCNKMNPRIEGA; from the coding sequence ATGTCGTCCCaactgccggcggcggcggaatcTCCGCCACCCGCTCCGACCACCATATTCACCATCGGCGACGACCTCCTCCTGGAGATCTTCGTCCGGCTCCCCTCCCTCGCGACCCTCGTCCGCGCCGCCTTCGCCTGCCGCAGCTTCCTCCACGCCGTCCGTTCGTTCCCCACCTTCCGCCCCAGGTTCCGCGCGCTCCACCCGCCACCCCTCATCGGCCTCTTCCTCATGCACCGCGTCGGCGACATCCCTTCCTTCGCCCCCCTCCGCGGCCGCGCCGATCCGGACCAAGCCGCCCTCATCCGCGGCTCCGATTTCTTCCTCACCCGCCTCCCGGACGACCAAGGCTTCTGGAACATCGACGACTGCCGCGACGGGTACCTTCTTCTCCACAACTGGCAAAACAGGGTGTTAGCCGCCTACAGCCCCCTCGACGGGGTGCTGCATCGGATCCCCTCGCCACCGGAGGCGGTCCGCGAGCTCTATATTCTGTCCTCCCCCGAAGAACGCCATGGGTCGTTCCGCCTTGTCTGCATCCATGCGGACGGCTTGAAGGTGCGTCCAGTTGTGTTCTCATCGGACACCGGGGAGTGGCAGGTTCTACCGTGGACGGAGGCTGCGACGATCAACAAGGACCATCCCGAGGACGACAAGCACTGCCTCTCGCCAAGGGCTGGAAGGCTGGTGAATGGGCGCATCTACTGGACAAGATACGACTACCTGATTGTGCTGGACACCATGACGATGCAGTTCACTTCAATGGATCTGCCGCCCTTCATGGATGGGCAAAAACCTTTCGTGCTTGGTGAGACCCAGGATGATAAGCTCTGCATGGTTTGTGCAATTGATGACAAGCTCATGATTGCTGTTTGGGTCTGGAAAGCCGACGATGACCGTGTCGAGAAATGGATGCTCGACAATGAGATTAGATTGGGTGAGATCCCTGTGATGAAGCTGGTGGCGGTTAACCATGGGTTTCTGCACTTGCACTTGATTGCCATCCAGAACCCCAACACTGTTCCTCTTTGCTCCTTCTTCTCCTTCTGCCTGGAGACAGCAGAGCTGAAGAAAATATTTTCTCTCTATGAATACGAACTAGAAAGGTCCTATCCCTACATCATGCCGTGGCCTTCTTCTTTGGTGTGCAACAAGATGAACCCTCGAATTGAAGGTGCTTGA